A genomic window from Streptomyces mirabilis includes:
- a CDS encoding TetR/AcrR family transcriptional regulator codes for MNDSGQGAGSAAGSQRKDARRNRQSLLDAAAAVFVTSGVEAPVRDIAAKAGVGMGTIYRHFPTRADLIIAVYRHQVDACAEAGPVLLASCASPYAALGQWIDLFVDFLVTKHGLAAVLQPDNAGFDTLHAYFLDRLVPVCNQLLDAAAGRGEIRSGLEGLELMRGVGNLCVGADSDPRYDARRLVGLLIAGLRQPQ; via the coding sequence GTGAACGACAGCGGTCAGGGCGCGGGAAGTGCAGCGGGATCCCAGCGCAAGGATGCCCGGCGGAATCGACAGAGCCTGCTGGACGCGGCCGCCGCAGTCTTCGTCACCTCGGGCGTAGAGGCGCCGGTGCGCGACATCGCGGCCAAGGCCGGTGTCGGGATGGGCACGATCTACCGGCACTTTCCGACACGGGCGGACCTCATCATCGCGGTCTACCGTCACCAGGTCGACGCCTGCGCCGAGGCCGGTCCGGTTCTTCTGGCGAGCTGCGCCAGTCCATACGCCGCGCTGGGGCAGTGGATCGACCTGTTCGTCGACTTCCTGGTCACCAAGCACGGTCTCGCTGCCGTGCTGCAGCCCGACAACGCCGGTTTCGACACGCTGCACGCCTACTTCCTCGACCGGCTCGTGCCCGTGTGCAACCAACTGCTCGACGCCGCGGCAGGGCGCGGCGAGATCCGCTCCGGCCTCGAGGGCCTTGAGCTGATGCGAGGTGTGGGCAACCTCTGCGTCGGTGCGGACAGCGATCCGCGCTACGACGCACGGCGACTGGTCGGCCTCCTCATCGCCGGACTGCGCCAGCCGCAGTGA
- a CDS encoding VOC family protein, producing the protein MINGGHIIVYSRDAEADRVFFRDVLEYPHVDVGGGWLIFKLPPTEIAVHPTDGPETQELYLMCDDVDATVRSLTAKGVEFTQPVTDARWGRLTRFRLPGGGEVGLYEPRHERATDL; encoded by the coding sequence ATGATCAATGGTGGGCACATCATCGTCTACAGCCGTGATGCGGAAGCGGACCGGGTCTTCTTCAGGGATGTCCTGGAGTATCCGCATGTCGACGTGGGAGGTGGCTGGCTGATCTTCAAGCTTCCGCCGACCGAGATCGCCGTACATCCCACGGACGGCCCGGAGACACAGGAGCTCTATCTGATGTGCGACGACGTCGACGCGACCGTGCGGAGCCTGACCGCGAAGGGAGTGGAGTTCACGCAGCCCGTCACCGACGCGCGCTGGGGGCGGCTGACCAGGTTCCGTCTGCCGGGTGGCGGCGAGGTGGGCCTGTACGAGCCCCGCCACGAGCGGGCTACCGACCTGTGA
- a CDS encoding tellurite resistance/C4-dicarboxylate transporter family protein, which translates to MNGTWFLWAVGSESVAVAASSLARVTPGHVLAVLAVVCWAVGMMQYLLTAALVLARLLARPVRPEGLMTSVWIFMGAAAIAVLAGVRLIALPLGSTILSRPLVIGASVVLWAFSSWLIPLLLALGVWRHTLGRIPLRYELGWWNLVFPVGMYAVTTHELGRATTTSWMTSVGRWEVWIAAVFWAVVFAAMVAAKLRARPTTAHGSAGAGQTARPQSTASTAPGALP; encoded by the coding sequence GTGAACGGCACCTGGTTCCTGTGGGCAGTGGGATCGGAGTCGGTTGCGGTCGCAGCGTCCTCGCTGGCCCGGGTGACCCCGGGACACGTACTGGCCGTGTTGGCGGTGGTGTGCTGGGCCGTCGGCATGATGCAGTACCTGCTGACCGCCGCACTGGTCCTGGCCCGGCTGCTGGCCCGACCGGTGCGGCCGGAAGGCCTCATGACGTCCGTGTGGATCTTCATGGGGGCGGCGGCGATCGCCGTGCTCGCCGGAGTCCGGCTGATCGCACTCCCGCTCGGCAGCACGATCTTGTCGCGTCCGCTCGTCATCGGGGCGTCCGTCGTCCTGTGGGCGTTCTCAAGCTGGCTGATCCCGCTCCTGCTGGCACTGGGCGTATGGCGGCACACGCTGGGCCGCATCCCTCTGCGCTACGAGCTCGGCTGGTGGAACCTCGTCTTCCCGGTCGGCATGTATGCGGTCACCACGCACGAGCTGGGACGCGCGACCACTACCTCGTGGATGACGAGCGTGGGCCGCTGGGAGGTCTGGATCGCCGCAGTGTTCTGGGCTGTCGTGTTCGCCGCCATGGTCGCCGCCAAGCTCCGGGCCCGTCCCACGACCGCGCACGGATCCGCCGGTGCGGGGCAGACGGCCCGCCCGCAGAGCACGGCCTCGACGGCGCCCGGGGCGCTGCCGTAG
- a CDS encoding GlxA family transcriptional regulator — MKDRPTGRKPLLVTVLVFPGVRLLDVTGPIEVFSTANEFGGRYRVYMVSSDGADVVTASGTGLRVDLAAAQVRGASDVVIIPGGPEWPSLIKDDALLDAIGELDARSCRTASVCTGAFLLAAAGLLDGRKATTHWRFADQLALRYPQVTVEMDALFVRDGHIMTSAGVSSGIDLSLALVEEHLGADVARAVAKDMVVFMQRPGGQSQFSVRTHTPHGRQEMLRRILDAVAGDPSAPHTLVAMARRAGVSPRHMTRLFHDDMTMTPARYVEQVRMEAAQAMLEESDNPMATVARRTGFGSPESLRRAFTRNLDTTPGPTGHASVPRTPRATANAPDALEVSGEHRQSPESDSPALPDEADQASSMVRPGVGSASAARHAGVPKRAAKYCVSCPT, encoded by the coding sequence ATGAAGGACAGGCCGACAGGCAGGAAGCCGCTGCTGGTGACCGTGCTGGTCTTCCCGGGCGTCCGGCTGCTCGACGTCACCGGTCCGATCGAGGTGTTCTCGACGGCCAACGAGTTCGGCGGCCGGTACCGCGTGTATATGGTCTCCTCGGACGGCGCCGACGTGGTCACCGCATCCGGCACCGGACTGCGCGTCGACCTGGCGGCCGCGCAGGTGCGCGGGGCCAGCGATGTGGTCATCATCCCCGGCGGCCCGGAGTGGCCGTCTCTCATCAAGGACGACGCCCTGCTGGACGCCATAGGGGAGCTCGACGCACGCAGTTGCCGCACCGCGTCCGTCTGCACCGGGGCGTTCCTCCTCGCCGCGGCCGGCCTGCTCGACGGACGCAAGGCGACCACGCACTGGCGCTTCGCCGACCAGCTGGCTCTGCGCTACCCGCAGGTGACCGTGGAGATGGACGCCCTGTTCGTGCGCGACGGCCACATCATGACCTCGGCCGGCGTCAGCTCGGGCATCGACCTCTCGCTCGCCCTGGTCGAAGAGCACCTCGGCGCCGATGTCGCCCGCGCCGTGGCCAAGGACATGGTCGTGTTCATGCAGCGGCCGGGCGGCCAGTCGCAGTTCAGTGTCCGTACTCACACCCCGCACGGGAGACAGGAGATGCTGCGCCGGATCCTGGACGCGGTCGCCGGGGACCCGTCCGCCCCCCACACCCTGGTTGCCATGGCACGCCGGGCGGGTGTGAGCCCCCGCCACATGACGCGCCTGTTCCACGACGATATGACCATGACCCCGGCCCGCTATGTCGAGCAGGTCCGCATGGAAGCCGCCCAGGCGATGCTGGAGGAAAGCGACAACCCCATGGCCACGGTGGCCCGGCGCACCGGCTTCGGGTCACCGGAGTCGCTGCGCCGCGCCTTCACGCGCAACCTGGACACCACGCCGGGGCCTACCGGGCACGCTTCCGTACCACGCACACCGCGGGCGACGGCAAACGCGCCTGATGCCCTGGAGGTGTCCGGCGAACACAGGCAATCGCCGGAATCCGACAGCCCGGCCTTGCCGGACGAGGCCGATCAGGCCTCCTCGATGGTCCGCCCCGGCGTCGGCTCCGCGAGCGCGGCCCGCCACGCGGGCGTGCCGAAAAGAGCGGCGAAGTACTGCGTCTCGTGCCCGACCTGA
- a CDS encoding DNA-3-methyladenine glycosylase translates to MTVPGGTGHEQLRAFDGPGAASAGRPALREHFFDRPALEVAPELLGALVVSRSQRGVTAVRITEVEAYEGPDDPASHAFRGPNRTNRAEFGAPGTFYVYRTHAVHRCLNAVCGPGRRPASVLLRAGTVVEGADVAQERRGPGVRARDLARGPANLARALGIGDLRHDGQSACDAGAELFLAEPAGGVASARVGQGPRTGVGGPAASFPWRFWMLGESSVSPYRAHPGYRRGMRARG, encoded by the coding sequence ATGACGGTCCCGGGCGGGACCGGTCACGAGCAGTTGCGAGCGTTCGATGGGCCAGGGGCGGCGTCGGCAGGGCGGCCCGCCTTGCGCGAGCACTTCTTCGACCGGCCCGCCCTTGAAGTGGCTCCCGAACTCCTCGGGGCTCTCGTGGTCTCGCGCTCGCAGCGCGGCGTGACGGCGGTGCGTATCACCGAGGTCGAGGCGTACGAGGGGCCGGACGATCCGGCCTCGCACGCGTTCCGGGGCCCGAACCGGACCAATCGAGCGGAGTTCGGTGCCCCGGGGACGTTCTATGTGTACCGGACGCACGCAGTGCATCGGTGCCTGAACGCCGTCTGCGGACCGGGGCGGCGTCCCGCTTCGGTGCTGCTCCGGGCCGGCACCGTCGTGGAGGGAGCAGACGTGGCGCAAGAACGCCGGGGGCCTGGGGTGCGGGCGCGCGACCTGGCGCGTGGCCCGGCCAACCTCGCCCGGGCGTTGGGCATCGGCGATCTGCGCCATGACGGGCAGTCAGCATGCGATGCAGGGGCCGAGTTGTTTCTCGCGGAGCCCGCCGGGGGCGTCGCGTCCGCGCGAGTTGGCCAAGGGCCGCGGACGGGGGTGGGCGGTCCTGCTGCTTCGTTCCCCTGGCGCTTCTGGATGCTGGGCGAGTCGAGTGTCAGTCCCTATCGGGCGCACCCGGGGTACCGCCGGGGGATGAGGGCGCGGGGCTGA
- a CDS encoding MFS transporter → MTPISPTPEPDPRRWRALGIICLVQVMLLLDVTVVNVALPPIQHDLGFTTTGLAWVVNGYTVTYGGLLMLGGRLGDLLGRRRLFLTGLAIFALSSASAGAAQQAGVLIAGRFVQGVGAALVSPAALSLVTLLFTQRQERARAMAIWSGLAGVGVALGVVLSGVLTTIASWRWIFFINLPIAAVAFFATFKLVSESRATKRGRPDVLGAVTVTLGLLLVVFGLLEKDGHTWFSFPVLGCLGIGVLCLIAFVLVEAHVAQPLVPLAFLRSRNRSIANVVRICYYVGFATLFFSLSLYVQHILHFSALATGFAFVPFGLVILFSATVMAPRLLPRFGLRALNGGGLAVTTVGYLLLAGLSSHGTYAADVLPGLILVPLGGGLVLVGSTVAGVDGATGEDAGIATSMNNASMQIGSAIGLAALVSLGTGHAAVLKRAGTDPVTAVAHGYAFSFTIAAGLTAFGAFLGFAGIHPTPAETPTARTNAKERVV, encoded by the coding sequence ATGACTCCGATCAGTCCCACTCCCGAACCGGATCCGCGCAGATGGCGCGCGCTCGGGATCATCTGCCTGGTGCAGGTGATGCTGCTCCTCGACGTGACCGTGGTCAATGTCGCGCTGCCTCCCATCCAGCACGATCTCGGCTTCACGACCACGGGCCTGGCATGGGTCGTCAACGGCTACACCGTCACCTACGGTGGGCTGCTGATGCTCGGCGGGCGCCTGGGCGATCTGCTCGGCCGCAGACGCCTCTTCCTGACCGGCTTGGCGATCTTCGCGCTGTCGTCGGCGAGCGCCGGAGCGGCCCAGCAGGCCGGTGTACTGATCGCCGGCCGCTTCGTACAGGGCGTCGGTGCGGCACTCGTCAGCCCGGCGGCCCTGTCCCTGGTGACGCTGCTGTTCACACAGCGGCAGGAAAGGGCACGGGCCATGGCCATCTGGAGCGGCCTGGCCGGAGTCGGTGTGGCGCTGGGCGTCGTGCTCTCGGGCGTCCTGACCACCATCGCCTCCTGGCGCTGGATATTCTTCATCAATCTGCCCATCGCCGCGGTCGCTTTTTTCGCCACCTTCAAGCTCGTCTCCGAAAGCCGGGCCACCAAGCGGGGTCGGCCTGACGTCCTCGGCGCCGTGACCGTCACTCTCGGTCTGCTCCTGGTCGTGTTCGGCCTCCTGGAGAAGGACGGCCACACATGGTTCTCGTTCCCCGTCCTGGGCTGCCTCGGGATCGGTGTGCTCTGCTTGATCGCTTTCGTGCTGGTGGAGGCTCACGTGGCCCAGCCCCTGGTGCCTCTCGCATTCCTGCGCTCACGTAACCGGAGCATCGCCAACGTCGTTCGCATCTGCTACTACGTCGGCTTCGCCACCCTCTTCTTCTCGCTGAGCCTGTATGTCCAGCACATACTGCACTTCTCCGCGCTGGCGACCGGATTCGCCTTCGTACCGTTCGGGTTGGTCATTCTCTTCAGCGCCACCGTGATGGCCCCCCGCCTCCTTCCCCGGTTCGGCCTGCGGGCCCTGAACGGAGGAGGGCTTGCGGTCACCACGGTCGGCTACCTCCTCCTTGCCGGGCTGAGCAGCCACGGAACCTATGCGGCCGACGTACTGCCCGGACTGATCCTCGTGCCGCTGGGCGGTGGCCTCGTCCTCGTCGGATCCACTGTCGCCGGAGTGGACGGCGCCACCGGTGAGGACGCGGGCATCGCCACCAGCATGAACAATGCGTCTATGCAGATCGGCAGCGCCATCGGCCTGGCCGCCCTGGTCTCACTGGGCACCGGCCACGCCGCCGTGCTGAAACGTGCCGGCACCGACCCGGTGACCGCCGTCGCACACGGTTACGCCTTCAGCTTCACCATCGCCGCCGGCCTGACGGCCTTCGGTGCGTTCCTCGGTTTCGCCGGAATCCACCCGACACCGGCCGAGACTCCGACGGCGAGGACCAACGCCAAGGAGCGCGTGGTCTGA
- a CDS encoding integrase core domain-containing protein, whose product MGRVGSCFDNAVSEAFNSVLKVEYVHRHAFRTRTEARIKIATWITDFCNARRLHSVCGFKSPIDYERDYRATLAEGLAA is encoded by the coding sequence ATGGGCAGAGTCGGATCTTGTTTCGACAACGCCGTGAGCGAGGCGTTCAACAGCGTGCTAAAGGTCGAGTACGTCCACCGGCATGCCTTCCGGACCCGCACCGAGGCCCGCATCAAGATCGCCACCTGGATCACCGACTTCTGCAACGCCAGAAGGCTACACAGCGTGTGCGGGTTCAAGAGCCCGATCGACTACGAACGTGACTACCGAGCCACCCTCGCCGAGGGACTGGCCGCATAG
- a CDS encoding transposase, with amino-acid sequence MRGSACPRRETGVPGAACRGRETGKPIPEVAGDLGIHPGTLRSWVSRARRNGSPSSDRPVAEPSPGGRLRESERSELERLRAEAREKDKRIRELEMELPNLVVNR; translated from the coding sequence GTGCGGGGCAGTGCGTGCCCACGGAGGGAGACCGGGGTTCCCGGTGCCGCCTGCCGCGGTCGCGAGACCGGGAAGCCGATTCCGGAAGTGGCTGGGGATCTGGGCATCCACCCGGGGACGTTGCGCAGCTGGGTGTCGCGGGCGAGGCGCAACGGTTCGCCGTCGTCGGATCGGCCGGTGGCCGAGCCATCGCCCGGCGGCCGTCTTCGGGAGAGCGAGCGGTCTGAGCTGGAGCGGCTGCGGGCCGAGGCCCGGGAGAAGGACAAGCGCATCCGCGAGTTGGAGATGGAGCTTCCCAATCTCGTTGTCAATCGGTAG
- a CDS encoding muconolactone Delta-isomerase family protein, which yields MKEFLIEVTTNIPDGTEAAEVDRRRAAEAARAVELIASGHLVRIWRPVGEMRSIALWRANDEAELRDRILSTLPLWSWMTSVVTPLESHPSDPGKADTTV from the coding sequence GTGAAAGAGTTCCTGATCGAGGTCACCACCAACATTCCCGACGGAACCGAGGCGGCCGAGGTCGACCGCCGTCGCGCCGCGGAGGCCGCCCGGGCCGTCGAGTTGATCGCCTCCGGCCACCTGGTCCGGATCTGGCGTCCGGTGGGTGAGATGCGCAGCATCGCCCTGTGGCGGGCCAACGACGAGGCCGAGTTGCGTGACAGGATCCTGAGCACCTTGCCGCTGTGGTCCTGGATGACGTCCGTCGTCACCCCTCTTGAGTCGCACCCGAGCGACCCTGGCAAGGCGGACACCACCGTCTGA
- a CDS encoding ABC transporter substrate-binding protein gives MHTIDLAYVGRGPHEELVTYIADQQDFYADAGVHVALRDGSIWDPERLRRGAVIGLGRTLLSRLVGGIPWVALNVNTQQPQFWFLARPGLDSLADLAGKRLAVHPHHTGPGCFTRIMLRQAGLDPDRDVETIVRAPGDYGMDLRRLRAGTIDAAVVGDTLVPEAVAAENGWRVLAFAGDLFQIPTVGVSVDPTYTDPEDPAVQAVVLAHRRALRVIRDEPDTTVRYLQAFLNGHTEEEVRAHYERFIAPSFGIDGQADLATAETAVKAVAAELGVPATFTAADFYRTRPTTA, from the coding sequence ATGCACACGATCGATCTCGCCTACGTGGGGCGCGGTCCCCACGAGGAGCTAGTCACCTACATCGCGGACCAGCAGGACTTCTACGCCGACGCCGGTGTCCACGTCGCCCTGCGGGACGGCTCGATCTGGGACCCGGAGCGGCTGCGCCGCGGGGCCGTCATCGGCCTGGGCCGGACGCTGCTGTCCCGGCTGGTCGGCGGCATCCCATGGGTCGCGCTCAATGTGAACACCCAGCAGCCCCAGTTCTGGTTCCTCGCCCGGCCCGGCCTGGACTCGCTGGCCGACCTGGCCGGGAAGCGTCTGGCCGTGCATCCGCACCACACCGGGCCCGGCTGCTTCACCCGCATCATGCTGCGCCAGGCCGGACTGGACCCGGACCGCGATGTCGAGACCATCGTCCGTGCACCCGGCGACTACGGCATGGACCTGCGCAGGCTGCGCGCGGGCACGATCGACGCCGCGGTGGTGGGCGACACCCTGGTGCCCGAAGCCGTGGCCGCCGAGAACGGCTGGCGGGTGCTGGCCTTCGCCGGTGACCTCTTCCAGATCCCGACCGTCGGTGTGTCCGTCGACCCGACCTACACCGATCCGGAGGACCCCGCGGTCCAGGCCGTCGTGCTGGCCCACCGGCGCGCGCTACGGGTGATCCGGGACGAGCCCGACACCACGGTCAGGTATCTCCAGGCCTTCCTCAACGGACACACGGAAGAGGAAGTCCGGGCGCACTACGAGAGGTTCATCGCCCCGTCGTTCGGCATCGACGGTCAGGCGGACCTCGCCACCGCCGAGACGGCCGTCAAAGCGGTCGCCGCCGAACTGGGCGTGCCCGCCACGTTCACCGCGGCGGATTTCTATCGCACCCGACCCACCACGGCTTAG